The Globicephala melas chromosome X, mGloMel1.2, whole genome shotgun sequence genome window below encodes:
- the LOC132594473 gene encoding syncytin-1-like, which produces METPVVPRGYTHMQDCGGITAYLVQEYRVTGASQNWQCYHKPKPLPPRATCPCSTFQESMHSMCYSSYQQCIGANNKTYFTAILQNNKSPTISDDNKYLQAGCTGTPGTPVCWNTRAPTHMSDGGGPQDAVRQIETRRQIEEAYRHLYPQLSYHPLILPKVDPSELDSQTMSILEATFALLNTTNPNLAQDCWLCLPQGPPRPIAIPTFANLNISERCNPTSLPEPFPIQFSKFSTTFNTSCFVKNDSLSNASIDLGILSSTGCSQYIPVNSSLCSPNTTVFVCGSNLAYTYLPPNWTGVCTLATLLPNVDLISGDTPLPIPSFDLWAGRTKRAITVLPLLVGLGITGAVATGSTGLGVSLHSYSQLSRQLIEDVETLSGTIQDLQDQLDSLAEVVLQNRRGLDLLTAEQGGICLALKEKCCFYANKSGIVRNKIHQLQEDLARCRQELADNPLWSGFHGMLPFLLPILGPLLCLLLLLTIGPCILSKVMNFVRERINTVQLMILRTQYQPCEASEIEEMEP; this is translated from the coding sequence ATGGAGACTCCTGTTGTTCCCCGAGGGTATACTCATATGCAGGACTGCGGGGGCATAACTGCGTATCTTGTTCAGGAATATAGGGTTACCGGGGCCTCTCAAAACTGGCAATGCTACCATAAGCCTAAGCCACTCCCCCCTCGAGCTACTTGCCCCTGTTCCACCTTCCAGGAATCAATGCATAGCATGTGCTATTCCTCTTACCAGCAATGTATAGGGGCCAATAACAAGACTTATTTCACAGCCATACTACAGAATAATAAAAGCCCCACCATTAGTGATGATAATAAATACCTTCAGGCTGGATGCACTGGCACCCCCGGGACCCCGGTATGCTGGAATACCAGGGCCCCCACACATATGTCAGACGGTGGGGGGCCCCAGGACGCAGTGCGCCAGATAGAAACCCGAAGACAAATAGAAGAGGCCTATCGGCATCTGTACCCACAGCTCAGCTACCACCCCCTAATTCTCCCTAAGGTCGATCCCTCTGAATTAGACTCCCAGACCATGTCCATACTAGAAGCTACTTTTGCACTTTTGAATACCACCAACCCCAACTTAGCACAGGATTGCTGGCTCTGCCTTCCTCAGGGACCGCCCCGCCCTATAGCCATCCCCACCTTCGCCAATTTAAATATCAGCGAACGATGTAACCCTACTTCACTCCCCGAGCCGTTCCccatacaattttcaaaattttcaaccACCTTTAATACCTCATGCTTTGTCAAGAACGATTCCCTCTCTAACGCCAGTATTGACTTGGGAATCCTTTCATCCACTGGATGTAGTCAATATATCCCCGTGAACTCCTCCCTCTGTAGTCCTAATACCACTGTCTTTGTCTGTGGAAGTAACCTAGCATACACCTATTTACCCCCGAATTGGACAGGGGTCTGCACCCTGGCCACCCTTCTCCCCAATGTAGACCTGATCTCGGGAGACACCCCGTTGCCCATTCCCAGCTTTGACCTCTGGGCAGGGAGAACCAAACGAGCCATTACAGTCCTACCCCTCCTGGTAGGATTAGGAATTACAGGAGCTGTGGCCACAGGGAGTACGGGTCTTGGGGTCTCCCTTCACTCCTATAGTCAGCTGTCTAGGCAATTAATAGAAGATGTAGAAACTCTCTCTGGGACCATTCAGGACTTACAGGACCAATTAGATTCGCTGGCCGAGGTGGTCCTACAGAATAGGAGGGGCTTAGACTTGCTGACAGCTGAACAGGGTGGGATATGCCTCgccctaaaagaaaaatgttgtttctATGCAAATAAATCAGGCATTGTAAGAAACAAGATCCACCAGCTCCAGGAAGACCTAGCTCGCTGCCGGCAAGAATTAGCGGATAATCCCCTTTGGTCAGGATTTCATGGGatgctccccttcctcctccccatcctgGGCCCTCTACtatgcctccttctcctcctcactaTAGGCCCCTGTATACTCAGTAAAGTCATGAATTTTGTTCGCGAAAGAATAAATACAGTCCAGCTAATGATATTAAGAACACAATATCAGCCCTGCGAGGCCTCAGAAATTGAAGAAATGGAGCCTTGA